The proteins below come from a single Streptomyces sp. B3I8 genomic window:
- the rsmD gene encoding 16S rRNA (guanine(966)-N(2))-methyltransferase RsmD, which translates to MTRVIAGRAGGRRLSVPPGNGTRPTSDRAREGLFSTWQSLLGGPLDGERVLDLYAGSGAVGLEALSRGAGHVLLVEADARAARTVRENVRRLGLPGAEVRAGKAEQTVRTAPPSDPYDLVFLDPPYAVADDDLREILLTLRAGGWLAPDALVTVERGTRGGEFRWPDGFDALRSRRYGEGTFWYGRAASTCDDAR; encoded by the coding sequence ATGACCCGCGTGATTGCCGGCCGGGCCGGGGGACGGCGTCTCTCCGTCCCGCCGGGCAACGGCACCCGGCCCACCTCCGACCGGGCCCGGGAAGGGCTGTTCTCCACCTGGCAGTCCCTCCTCGGCGGCCCCCTGGACGGCGAACGCGTCCTCGACCTCTACGCCGGTTCCGGCGCCGTCGGCCTGGAGGCGCTCTCGCGCGGTGCCGGGCACGTCCTGCTCGTCGAGGCCGACGCCCGCGCCGCCCGCACCGTCCGCGAGAACGTCCGCCGCCTCGGACTGCCCGGCGCCGAGGTCAGGGCCGGCAAGGCCGAGCAGACCGTCCGCACCGCGCCCCCGTCCGACCCCTACGACCTGGTGTTCCTGGACCCGCCGTACGCCGTCGCCGACGACGATCTGCGGGAGATCCTGCTCACACTCCGCGCCGGGGGCTGGCTCGCGCCCGACGCGCTCGTCACCGTGGAGCGGGGCACCAGGGGCGGCGAGTTCCGGTGGCCGGACGGCTTCGACGCGCTCCGGTCCCGTCGCTACGGCGAGGGAACGTTTTGGTACGGTCGCGCCGCCTCTACGTGCGACGACGCACGATGA
- the coaD gene encoding pantetheine-phosphate adenylyltransferase: protein MRRAVCPGSFDPITNGHLDIIARASRLYDEVYVAVMINKSKKGLFEVEERIDLIRQETAEFGNVRVEAFHGLLVDFCKQREIPAIVKGLRAVSDFDYELQMAQMNNGLSGVETLFVPTNPTYSFLSSSLVKEVAAWGGDVSHLVPPAVLAALGERLRDN, encoded by the coding sequence TTGCGCCGCGCAGTCTGTCCCGGGTCGTTCGACCCGATCACCAACGGACACCTCGACATCATCGCCCGGGCCTCCAGGCTGTACGACGAGGTCTACGTCGCGGTGATGATCAACAAATCCAAGAAGGGCCTCTTCGAGGTCGAGGAACGGATCGACCTGATCCGCCAGGAGACCGCCGAGTTCGGCAACGTACGGGTGGAGGCCTTCCACGGCCTCCTCGTCGACTTCTGCAAGCAGCGCGAGATCCCCGCCATCGTCAAGGGACTGCGTGCCGTCAGCGACTTCGACTACGAACTGCAGATGGCCCAGATGAACAACGGCCTCTCGGGCGTGGAAACCCTCTTCGTGCCCACCAATCCCACCTACAGCTTCCTGTCGTCCTCGCTGGTCAAGGAGGTCGCGGCCTGGGGCGGCGACGTCTCCCACCTGGTGCCGCCGGCCGTCCTCGCCGCACTGGGGGAGCGGCTGCGCGACAACTGA